The following are encoded in a window of Mycobacterium decipiens genomic DNA:
- a CDS encoding NHL repeat-containing protein, giving the protein MNKLRGCRLPRNRRTWAIAHVGLVAVAILAVVGYLMIEETSSGWAASSRTAQPTTHSAPTQVVLPVDLWDPDGLAVDDLGAVYVADSGHKRVLKLPAGATTATALPFSDSLVPAGLAIDSNGGLYVIDEVSHEVLNLPAGSKTPIALPFSGLGEAHGLAVDRSDSLYVVDYENNKVLKLPAGATTPAELPFNELDHPYDVAIDDAGTVYVTDSGNNRVAALTAGSTTPAYLPFTDLRFPAGVTVDRSGSVYVADLDDNRVLKLAAGSNTQSQLPFTGLFSPIDVAVDDAGAVYVIDYHHRLLKLQMG; this is encoded by the coding sequence TTGAACAAACTCAGAGGTTGCCGGCTACCCCGAAATCGACGCACCTGGGCCATCGCGCATGTTGGGCTGGTCGCCGTCGCGATCCTTGCAGTCGTCGGCTACCTGATGATCGAGGAAACATCCTCCGGCTGGGCCGCGTCCAGTCGGACCGCACAGCCGACCACCCACTCCGCTCCCACCCAGGTCGTGCTGCCGGTCGACCTTTGGGATCCCGATGGGCTGGCGGTGGACGACCTAGGCGCCGTCTACGTGGCCGATTCGGGTCACAAGCGAGTGCTGAAGTTGCCGGCCGGGGCCACCACCGCGACCGCGTTGCCTTTCAGCGACTCTCTCGTTCCCGCTGGCCTGGCCATAGACAGCAACGGCGGCCTCTATGTCATTGATGAAGTGAGCCACGAGGTACTGAACCTGCCGGCCGGGTCGAAAACCCCAATCGCGCTCCCGTTCAGCGGCCTTGGCGAAGCGCATGGTTTGGCGGTGGACCGCAGCGACAGCCTCTATGTCGTCGACTACGAGAACAACAAGGTGTTGAAACTGCCCGCGGGCGCGACTACCCCCGCCGAACTGCCGTTCAACGAGCTCGATCATCCCTACGATGTGGCGATAGACGATGCCGGCACCGTCTACGTCACCGACAGCGGCAACAATCGGGTGGCGGCACTCACCGCAGGATCGACCACACCGGCATACCTCCCGTTCACCGACCTCAGATTTCCCGCCGGTGTGACCGTGGACCGCAGCGGCAGTGTCTATGTGGCCGACCTGGACGACAACCGGGTGTTGAAGCTGGCAGCCGGCTCGAATACGCAGTCCCAGCTGCCCTTTACCGGACTCTTCTCGCCGATCGACGTGGCGGTGGACGATGCGGGTGCCGTCTACGTGATCGACTACCACCACCGGTTGCTGAAACTGCAGATGGGGTAA
- a CDS encoding nuclear transport factor 2 family protein: protein MIGEHKSTHPAHEAGRRSRAAVESRDKAAWLAVFTDDAIVEDPIGPSAFDPEGKGHRGRDAISAFWDKAIANTDRIEFFFRDTYQCGNEEANVGHILITTGEYQVTAEGVFTYKANDDGQLVALRAYWEMDRAAASALKV from the coding sequence ATGATCGGCGAGCACAAGTCCACACACCCCGCGCATGAGGCCGGTCGCCGCTCCCGGGCGGCGGTCGAGTCCCGCGACAAGGCAGCCTGGCTGGCGGTTTTCACCGACGACGCCATCGTCGAGGACCCCATCGGACCGTCGGCCTTCGACCCGGAAGGCAAGGGCCACCGGGGGCGCGACGCGATCTCCGCCTTCTGGGACAAGGCCATCGCCAACACCGACAGAATCGAGTTCTTCTTCCGCGACACCTACCAATGCGGCAACGAAGAAGCCAACGTCGGGCACATTCTCATCACGACGGGCGAATATCAGGTCACCGCGGAAGGCGTGTTCACCTACAAAGCCAACGACGACGGCCAGCTGGTGGCCCTGCGCGCGTACTGGGAGATGGACCGAGCGGCGGCCAGCGCTCTAAAGGTGTAG
- a CDS encoding gamma carbonic anhydrase family protein, with translation MPLYSFEGRSPRIDPTAFVAPTATLVGDVTVEAGASVWFNAVLRGDYAPVVVREGANVQDGSVLHAPPGIPVDIGPGATVAHLCVIHGVHVGSEALIANHATVLDGAVIGARAMIAAGALVVAGTQIPAGMLVTGAPAKVKGPIEGTGAEMWVNVNPQAYRDLAARHLAGLEPI, from the coding sequence ATGCCGCTGTATTCCTTCGAGGGTCGGTCGCCCCGGATCGATCCCACCGCGTTTGTGGCCCCGACGGCCACCCTGGTCGGCGACGTAACCGTCGAGGCGGGGGCGTCGGTATGGTTCAACGCCGTGTTGCGCGGCGACTACGCGCCCGTCGTCGTGCGGGAGGGCGCCAACGTGCAGGACGGGTCGGTATTGCACGCACCGCCGGGCATCCCGGTCGACATCGGACCCGGGGCCACGGTGGCACACCTATGCGTCATCCACGGCGTCCACGTCGGATCCGAGGCGCTGATCGCCAACCACGCTACGGTTCTCGACGGCGCGGTGATCGGCGCGCGCGCCATGATTGCGGCTGGAGCGTTGGTGGTGGCCGGCACCCAGATTCCGGCCGGAATGCTGGTAACCGGGGCGCCCGCCAAGGTGAAGGGGCCGATTGAAGGAACGGGCGCGGAAATGTGGGTCAACGTCAACCCGCAGGCCTATCGCGACCTGGCGGCACGGCATCTGGCCGGACTGGAACCGATCTAG
- a CDS encoding thiolase domain-containing protein, which produces MAGRLAAVLGTGQTRYVAKRQDVSMNGLVREAIDRALADSGSTFDDIDAVAVGKAPDFFEGVMMPELFMADAIGATGKPLIRVHTAGSVGGSTGVVAASLVQSGKYRRVLAMAWEKQSESNAMWALSIPVPFTKPVGAGAGGYFAPHVRAYIRRSGAPTHIGAMVAVKDRLNGSRNPLAHLQQPDITLEKVMKSQMLWDPIRFDETCPSSDGACAVVIGSEEIADARLAQGHPVAWIHATALRTEPLAFAGRDQVNPQAGRDAAAALWQSAGITSPIDEIDAAEIYVPFSWFEPMWLENLGFAPEGEGWKLTEAGETAIGGRLPVNPSGGVLSSNPIGASGLIRFAEAAIQVMGKGGAHQVPGARKALGHAYGGGSQYYSMWVVGSEKPEKRAA; this is translated from the coding sequence ATGGCCGGAAGGCTGGCCGCGGTGCTCGGCACCGGGCAGACCAGGTATGTCGCCAAGCGACAAGACGTTTCGATGAACGGCCTGGTACGTGAGGCCATCGACCGGGCGCTGGCCGATTCCGGCTCCACCTTCGACGACATCGACGCCGTCGCGGTCGGCAAGGCACCCGACTTCTTCGAAGGCGTGATGATGCCGGAGCTGTTCATGGCCGACGCCATTGGCGCGACGGGCAAGCCGCTGATCCGGGTGCACACCGCCGGTTCGGTTGGTGGCTCCACCGGGGTGGTGGCAGCCAGCCTGGTGCAGTCCGGTAAATACCGCCGGGTGCTGGCGATGGCCTGGGAAAAGCAGTCGGAATCCAATGCCATGTGGGCGTTGTCGATTCCGGTTCCCTTCACCAAACCGGTCGGCGCCGGGGCGGGGGGATACTTCGCCCCGCACGTGCGGGCCTATATCCGCCGCTCTGGCGCCCCGACACACATCGGCGCCATGGTTGCGGTCAAGGACCGGCTCAACGGTAGCCGCAATCCGCTGGCGCATCTGCAGCAGCCCGACATCACCCTGGAGAAGGTGATGAAATCTCAGATGCTCTGGGATCCAATACGTTTCGATGAGACGTGTCCGTCGTCGGACGGTGCGTGCGCGGTCGTGATCGGCAGCGAGGAGATCGCGGACGCGCGGCTGGCGCAAGGGCATCCGGTGGCCTGGATCCATGCCACCGCGCTGCGTACCGAGCCGCTGGCGTTCGCCGGACGAGATCAGGTCAACCCACAGGCCGGGCGTGACGCGGCCGCGGCGCTGTGGCAGTCGGCCGGCATAACCAGTCCCATCGACGAGATCGACGCCGCCGAAATCTACGTTCCGTTCTCCTGGTTCGAGCCGATGTGGTTGGAGAACCTGGGGTTTGCCCCCGAGGGCGAGGGCTGGAAACTCACCGAAGCCGGCGAGACCGCTATCGGCGGTCGGCTACCAGTGAACCCTTCCGGTGGCGTGCTGTCCTCCAATCCGATCGGCGCCTCGGGCTTGATTCGCTTCGCCGAGGCCGCGATTCAAGTCATGGGCAAGGGTGGGGCTCACCAGGTTCCGGGTGCGCGAAAGGCCTTGGGACACGCCTACGGCGGCGGCTCGCAGTACTACTCCATGTGGGTGGTCGGCAGCGAGAAACCCGAAAAGAGGGCCGCATGA